The region CCCGTTGCTTGGCCCGGTCAAGTGTGACAACAGACTCCTCGGCATGAGGATCAAGGATTCCACCTGCCCCGTCTGACATCACGATCCCGAGATTCCAGAGCACCTGCCCGAACCGCAGATCAGGACCGCCTTCAATCTGCTCGATCAGCAGGTCAATGAGGGCACGATTCGCGTCCTGGCGAGGGTTTGACATCCTCCAGAAGCTTACACTCCCCTTACTCCACACCCAGCGCCGCCAGTTCCTCCCGGAGCTGCGCGGCGTTCTCGTAGCGGACAGCGTGCATGCCGACCCGGCGGGCGGCTTCGGTGTTCTGGGCGCGGTCGTCGATCATGACGGCTTCGTGCGGGGCGACGGCGGCCAGCGTCAGGGCGGCGCGGTAGATGGCGGGGTTGGGTTTCATGAGTTCCAGCGTGGAGGACGTGAAGAACGCCAGCAGGAAGTCGCTGAGGCCGTAGGTGCGGATGCGTTGGTCGTTCAGGTCGCGGCCCTCGTTGTTCAGGGCGTACAGGCGGTGCCGCGCCGACAGGTCGCGGGCGAGGGCCAGGGCGCCTTCGTGCGGGGTGCTCTGCGCTTCCATCGCCGCGCGGAATTCGTCCCGCGTGAAGGTCTGCGGGTGGCAGAACACGGTCTGCTCCAGGTACTCGTCCAGGGTCATGCGGCCCAGCTCCAGCTCGGGCACGGCCAGCTTGTGCCGCTCGTTGAAGTCCGTGGCGTCCAGCCCGAACTGCGCGGCGACGACGGCGCGCTGCTCGCGGTCCCAGCCGTTGCTGAGCAGCACACCGCCGATGTCGAAGAAGAGGGCGCGGATGGTCATGCCCGCAGGGTACGCCCGCACCCGACGGAGGCGACCTCAACGCCAAGAAAGAGTGAGGGAGCAGGCCGTTCCCACAGCCCACCCCCCACAGAGCGGATTCATCCGATTCCCGGCTTCCCGGAACGTCACCGGGAAGCCGTCCATCTCCTGAACCCGCCTTAATTGCCGCTCCCTCCGGTCGGGTTCGTCTGCGACTCACCGCAACTTTATTTCGTGTCGTACCAGTTCGGTCCGACGCCGACTTCGACGGCGAGGGGCACGGTGAGGCTGGCGGCACCTTCCATGATGCGGCGCACGGTGTCGCTGATCTCCTCGGCTTTGTCTTCGGGGGCTTCGAGGAGCAGTTCGTCGTGCACCTGTAGCAGGAGGCGGGCGCCGGTGCCCTGGAGTTCGCGTTCCAGGGTGATCATGGCGAGTTTGATGATGTCGGCGGCGGTGCCCTGGATGGGCATGTTGTACGCGAGGCGTTCCCCGGCTTCGCGCAGGGTGCGGTTGGTGGCGACGAGTTCGGGGACGTAGCGGCGGCGGCCGTAGAGGGTCTCGACGTAGCCGTGCTGGCGGCCGAATTCGAGGGTGCGGTCGATGTACGCGCGGATGCCGGGGTACGTGGCGAAGTACGTTTCGATGAATCCGGCGGCGTCCGCGTAGGGGATGCCGAGGTCGCCCGAGAGGCGGTGGGCGCTCATGCCGTATAGCACGCCGAAGTTGACGGTCTTGGCGGCGCGGCGCTGATCGGGGGTGATGGTTCCCTCGTTCAGGCCGAGGACCTGCGCGGCGGTACGGCGGTGGATGTCCGCGCCCTCCTGGAAGGCCTGCTGCATGAGGGGATCGTCGGCGATGTGCGCCAGGAGGCGCAGTTCGATCTGCGAGTAGTCGGCGCTGATCAGGCAGTGGCCGGGGTCGGCGATGAAGCCCTTGCGGATCTCGCGGCCGGTCTCGCTGCGGATGGGGATGTTCTGCAGGTTGGGGTTGAGGCTGCTGAGGCGGCCGGTGGCGACGGCGGCCTGCGCGAGGGTGGTGTGCAGGCGGCCGGTGCGGGGGTTGACGAGGTTCGGGAGGGGGTCGAGGTACGTGCCGCGCAGTTTTTCCAGTTCGCGGTATTCGAGCAGGGCGGGGATGATGGGGTGCTCGTCCCGGAGGGGTTCGAGGGCGGCGACGGCGGTGCTGCGTTTGCCGGTGAGTTTGGTCTTCTTGCCGCTGGCGAGGCCGAGTTCGTCGTACAGGACGGCTTCGAGCTGGTCGCGGCTGCGGATCTGGAATTCGCGTCCGGCCAGCGAGTGGATCTGGGTTTCCAGGGTGCTCAGGCGCGCGCCGGTGGCGGCGGAGAGGCCGCGCAGGTACTCGCTGTCCAGGCGCACACCGCGCACTTCCATGCGCGCCAGGACGGCGGACAGGGGTTGTTCCATGTCGTCGTACAGCGTGCGGCGGGTGTCGTCCAGCAGGGGCGGCAGGAGGTCGAGGAGTTGCGCGGTGATCGCGGCGCGTCCGGCGGCGTCGTCGGGCCAGGGGACGTTCAGGTACCGCTGGGTGACGGCGCTCATGGTGGTGTTGGCGGGGTCGAGCAGGTACGCCATCAGCAGGGGGTCGTCGCCGGGTTCGACGCTGGTGCCGCGCACGCTGAGGTGCGTGGCGAGGGCCTTGGCGGCGGCGGCGGTGACGGTGCGCTGCGCGACGAACTGCGCGTCGTCCACCGTCGCGGGGTACTGCTCGCGGAGTTTCGCGGCGGCCTTCTCCTGCTCCTTGCGGGCCTTCTCGGCAGCCTTCTGCTGGGTTTTGGTGAGGGGCGCGGCGGGTTCGTCGGGGTGGTCGAACAGGCCGCCGGGCTGGGCGTACACCTCGGCTTTGCGCCACTCGGCAGGTTCGGTGGTGGGCGCGGTGCGGACGGTGCCGGTCGTGCCGTCGAGTTCGAGGGTGGCGGCGTCCACGAGGGCGGCGGTCAGATCGTCCTCGCGGGACAGGCGGTAGCCCCAGATGACGCCCTGCGCGGGGGTGCGCCACTCGGCGGTCTGGATGGTGAGGGCCGGGGTGGCGGGCACGACGGCAGCGTCTGGGGCGTCGTGGGGCGCGTCGCGGTGGGTACTGTCGTTCACCGCGTCGGGGACGCTCAGGACACTCTCGATGCCGTCCAGGGCCGCCACGTCCCGCTTGATGGAGTGCAGGTCAAGCTCGGTCAGCAGCTCATGCAGCCTCTCCGGGTTGCCCGGCAGGCGGCCCGCGCCGAGCTGCACGTCCAGCGGGAGGTCCGTGACCATGCAGGACAGCCGGTGGCTGAACTCCACGGCTTCCTCGGAATCGAGGAGTTTCTGGCGCGTCCCATCGGGTTTCAGTGTGCCGGCCTTCGCGGCGGCGTAGATGCCCTCCAGCGTGCCGTACTCCTGAAGCAGCTTGGCGGCGGTTTTCGGGCCGATGCCCTTCGCGCCGGGGATGTTGTCGCTGGCGTCGCCGGTCAGCGCGCGGTAGTCCACCCACTGCCCCACCGTCACGCCGTACTTTTCGAGCACCTCGGCCGGGCCGATCAGACGGAAGTCGTTCGTGATGACACGCACGTGGTCGTCGAGCAGCTGGTACGCGTCGCGGTCGCTGGTGACGATCCGGACCTGCATGCCGGTCCCCTCGGCCTTGCGGGTCAGGCTGGCGATCACGTCGTCGGCCTCGTAGCCGGGTTCTTCCAGGCGGGGGAAGCCGATGGCGTCCACGATCTCGCGGATGCGGTTGATCTGGCCGGGCAGGTCGGCGGGCGTCTCGGCGCGGCCGGACTTGTACCCGTCGAACTGCTCGTGCCGGAAGGTCTTCACGGGTGGGTCGAACACCACGATGACCTGATTGCTGCGCTGCCGGGCGAGGCGCAGCGTGAGGCGCAGAAAGCCCAGGATGGCGTTGGTGGTCTCGCCCTGCTTGTTCGTGAGGGGAGGCAGCGCGAAATACGAGCGGAACGCCAGGGCGTGGCCGTCGATCAGCACCAGGGTGTCGGGGGCGGCGGAGGTCATACCCGCCATTCTACTGGGGACGTAATGAATTCCGGCGAGGGCAGCAGAACGCTGCTGCGGGCGTGAGGGTACCGGCAGCGGCTCGTGGATGGACTGGATTGTGGCGCTTGAACTGGGGTGTGGGGGAACGGGGGTCATACGGATTCCGTTTGTTTCGCTGACAATCCGGAACTTCACCGGATTGCCAGCTCCACGTCCGGAACCCGCTTTGCTCGTTCTCGCATCCGCTCGGGTTGAAAGATTTTGCAAACCTTTCAACCGGAGTCCGTATCAGTCGCCGGCCTGCAGGTTCCGGTACGGGCGTTCCTCCTGCTCGCGCAGGATCGCGCGGTCCTCATGCGTCATGACCACGAAGGACACGAGCATGACCAGGAGGGTCAGGGCGGCCATGATCAGCAGGAGGCTCATGGGTTCAGTGTGCGCCGCGCGCCCCGGCGGTCCATGACGGGCGCCTGAAGGGGGCTGAAGCTGCCCTTGAGGGGAACTCTATGTATGAACAGGGCGTTCATCTATGGCCGTTTCATGCGGCTGGGCGCGCAAAAAAGCCCCGCGTCCGGCGGGGCGTCCCGTGTCCCGACTTCACCCGGTCGGGAGTTGAATTGTGGGTAGCTGGAGCTTAAGCGCCGTCCGTGAGTCCGGTGTGCGCCGCGCGTGGGGACGCGTTGATCTGTGAAGGGACCGTGGGGGCAGGCGCGTCAGCGGCCCCGGACCTTGCGGTAACTCTTGCGCAGCCCGTGGTCGGGGCGGACGCCGTCGGCGATCAGGTGCAGCCACTGGCTGAGGTAGTACCCGATCAGCAGGGGCAGCACGACCTTCCACGCGATGGGCTGAGGGATGGTCGGCATCTGCAGGTCCGGCGCGATGAACCGCACGAGGCCCACGATGAGGGCGGCGATCAGCGCGACGTACAGCAGGCGGGTCAGCGGGCCGATCACCCAGCTGTGCGACCAGCCGCGGTGGCTGAACAGCATGCCGTACGGTACCCACAGGACGCCCAGGACGCCCCAGTGGCGTTTGCTGTCCACCTTCCCTTCCGCGAGGTCCAGGTCCGGGGAGAGCAGGAACGTCCCGGCGGCGTACGCCAGCGTGAAGTTCAGCGCCTGGGCGGGCGTGACGACCAGCAGGTCCTGCCGGGTGGCGTACAGGGCGCCGGCGGCCAGGACGCTGTACGCGGCGATGTTGATCAGGTTGTGGACTCGTCCGCTGGGCATGCGCGGCCCATTGTGCCACCTGCGCCGCGTGCCCGGTGGAGGTGCGGGGCGCGCGCGGCCGGGTGGCGGACCTTCATGCGCCGTCAGTTTTCTTGCGGCATGCTGTGCCGTACATGACTCATCTCTTCGGGAAGGCAGGACTGCTCGTGGCGGCGCTGGCCCTGACGGCCTGCGACCAGTTGAACACCGCCGGTGTGGGCGTGCAGGACCGCACGGTCGCGCTGGGTCTGCGCGCGCAGCAGGACGTGACGGTGCCGTTCAGCGGCAGCTGGCGGATCGTGGAGTACCCGTCCTGGGTGCGGGTGTCGAAGTCGGCGGGGACGGGCGCGGTCGCGCTGTCGGTCGCGGCGGTCCGGCAGGACGCCACGCCGGTCGCGGCGGATCAGGCGCAGCTCAGCGGTGTGATCCGGGTCGCGTGGACGACCGGCAGCGGCGCGGACGCGAAGAACGGCACGGCGCTGTGGGCGGTGACGGCGCAGCAGTACGAGCTGACGGGCCGCCTGAGTGCCCCGGCGGCAGTGACGGGCGGGGACGTGGTCACGAGCGCGCCTGGCCCGGCGGCGGTCACGCCGGAGGCGCGGGGCGTGATCGTGAAGTACCGCGCGGGCCTGAACGCGCAGTCGGCGCAGGGCGGTTCAGGAACCCTGCGGGCGGACGTGCGGGGCCGGGAGCGGCTGCGCGCGGCGGGCCTGAGCGTGCAGCGGCACACGCCGCTGGGCGAACGGATCGCCGCGCTGGACGTGGCGGACGTGAAGGGCGCACTGGCGGCGCTGCGGGCCGATCCGGACGTGGAGTACGCCGTGCCGAACGCCGTGCTGCGCACCCAGGCAATGAACACACAGGCGCTCGCCACGCCGGTCACGCCGACCGATCAGTTCGCGCCGCTGCAGTGGGCGTACTCGCTGCTGGGCTACGGCGCGGTCTGGCGGGACATGGAGGCCGGCGCGTACAGCCGCGCGGTGACGGTCGCGGTGATCGACACCGGGGTGCGCTTCGATCACCCGGATCTCGCGGGGGCGCTGTGGGGGCCGACCGAGGGCGCGCTGGACGTCATCACGGACACGAGCAACGGCGACGGGACCGGTGCGGACACCGACCCGACCGATCCGTCCGTGCCGGGCCGCACGACCGGCAGTCACGGCACGCACGTGACCGGCATCGTCGCCGCCCGCTGGGGGCAGAACAGCGGCGTGTGCGAGGGGTGCAGCCCCAGCGGCGTGGTGGGCGCCGCCTACAAGGCGAACGTGAAGGTGCTCCCGGTCCGGGTGATCGACGCGGGCGGGAACGCCGCAGAGGCGGACGTCACGCAGGGCATCCGCTACGCGGCGGGCCTGCCGGTCACGCTGGACGGCGTGACGTACCGCTCGCCGCACCCGGCGCAGGTGATCAACCTGAGTCTGGGCGGCGCGATCAGCGCCGCGGACGCGCGGCCCATGTGCGACGCGATCGCCGAGGCCCGCGCGGCCGGGTCACTGGTCGTCGCGGCGGCCGGGAACGGGTACGGGACGGTGCCGTACTACCCGGCGGCGTGTGACGGGGCGGTGGCGGTGGGCAGCGTGACGCTGTCCGGGGCGAGCGCGCCGATGCACTCGGCGTTCAGCAACGCGTACCCGCAGGTGCAGCTGGCCGCGCCGGGCGGCGCGGACCCGGGCAGCGGCGCGACCTTCAACGGCGGGACGTTCAACGGCGCGCCGTTCCCGGACATGATCCTGTCGACCGGCTGGAACTACGTGAAGGACGCCCCGAACTACGAGGCGGAGGTCGGCACGAGTCAGGCGAGTCCGCAGGTGGCGGCGCTGGCGGCGCTGCTGCTCAGCAAGGGCGTCACGACCGGCCCGGAGGACACGCTGGCGCGCCTGCGCGACACGGCGACAGATCTGGGCGCGGCGGGCCGCGACGACCGGTTCGGGTTCGGGATGATCAACGCGGCGGCGGCGCTGAACGCCCCGCAGGTGAGCAGCGGCCTGGGCGTGCGCGTGCAGAGCAGCCGGGGCCTGAGCTTCCAGCCGGCGCTGGACAGCACCGGGGCGTTCCGGGCGTTCCTGGGCGAGGGCACGTATCAGGTCGTGGCGGGTTCGGACGTGAACGGCAACGGCGTGTACGGCGAGAGCGGCGAGACGCGCGACGAGCGGGCCGTGACCCTCTCGGAGGCGGCGCCGCGCGTGGCGCTGGGTGACCTCAGCCCCCGCTGACCTGTGCAGAGCTGACGTGTTCAGAGAGGAGGCCCCCACCCGGCAAACGGTGTGGGGGCCTCCTCTCTGTGGCGTTTACAGCACGTCGTCGGCGCTGCCGCGCTTGCGGAGGTTGTTCTGCGTCTTGCGCCAGCGCAGGGCCTTCACGATGGCGGGCGCGGCGGGGTTCAGGTTCAGGTCGTACGCGGGGTACCAGACGCGCTGCTCGCTGAACTTCAGTTTCATCTTGAACACCCCGTACGAGTGTTTGCTCTCGTCGAGGACGCGCGGGATGCCCCAGAAGTCGAACAGTTCGTAGCCGCGCTGCTTGGCGTCCAGCATGGCGTTCCAGTAGAAGGCGTCGGGGGCCTTGGCGTCTTTCAGGGGGCTGCCGTCCTCGTTCGTGCGGTCGTCGCGGACGCTGCCGCCGAACAGGTAGTAGGTGCCCTTGCCCATCGCCAGGAAGAAACCGCCGGCCAGCGCGCGGCCCTGGTAGCGGGACAGGACGATGTACGCCTCGCCGCCGTGGGCGTTCCCCTCGCGGAGCATGGTCTCGTAGTACTCGCGGGGGAAGGCCCCCAGCTGGGCGCGTTCGTTCGTGGCGGTGAAGATCTCCCAGAACGCGTCGAAGTCGTCGTCCCGTCCGGCGACCACGCCGAGTTTCTGCGCGGTGCGGACGTTGCGCCGCGCCATGGAATGCAGGCCCGCGAAGAGTTCGTCCTCACTGCGGGTCAGGTCCGCGACGATGGTGTGTTCGGGCTGCTCGGTGTCGGCGCGGCGGAACGGGCCGTAGGCGTCGGGCAGCGTGACGCCCTCGGCGGCCAGGAACGGCACGGGCGGTTCGATCTTCAGCAGGGCGTCGGTGGGCCGCGCGACGCGCTTGACGGCGTCCGCGACGCCCGGCAGCAGGTCCAGGCTCTCCAGGGCGGGGCCGCGCGGGGCGTACAGGGTGCTGAAGCCCGGCACGAGCCGCTTGCGGATCAGTTGCAGCGCGCCGACGGTGCGGCCCTCCTGCTGGATGAGGTACCGGGCGGGGGTCTGCCCGAGCTGCCGCCTGGCCTCACCGTAGCCCCAGCCCTGCAGGGCACTGGTGATGGGCAGGTGCCGCACGGCGTCGTCATAGACGCGCGGGTCGGTGGTTTCCACGAGGTTCAGGCGCACGCGGGGGATTGTAGCAGTCCCCACCGGCGGGATTCACGCGCCTGTCACGGTGCGGCGGCGCCGGGACGCTAGAGTGGCGGGGTGAAACAATTCCTGTTGACTGCCCTGCTGCTGTCCGGGGCTGCCCTGGCTCAGACCGACACGACCGCGCCCGCGACGCCCGCCCCGGTCACCACGCCTGCGCCCGCCGCCACGCCAGCTCCGGTCACGGCGCCCGCGAGCGCCGACATGACGGCCGCGGTGATCGTCGCGCGGGTCGGGAAGGTCAGTTACACGCTGGCGGACTACGACCGGGCCTTCCGGCTGGCGGTCGCGCGGGTCCTGAACGGTCAGGGCATTCCCTTCGAGGAGTCGTACGTCGCGCAGTTCGCCGAGGCCCGCGCGGACTTCCTGAAGCAGTTCGTGCGTGACCGCGCCGTCGAGCAGCTCGCGCGGGCGTCCGGCGCGCCCGACGCGGCGCAGATCGACTCGCAGATGCAGGAGGCCCGCGCGGACTTCGAGACCGACGCGGAATTTCAGGAGGCGCTGAGCGCCACCGGCTACGGCAGCCCGGACGACCTGCGTGCCGAATTGGAACGCCGCGCGGTCGTGGGCGCGTACCTGGAGAAGGTGCAGGGGCGTTTCACGTTCGGGGACGCGCTGGTGGGCGGGTTCTACAACCTGCACCGCGCCGAGTTCCAGCGTGACCCGGAAGCGTGCGTGAAGCACATCCTGGTCCCCACGCAGGCCGAGGCGCAGGCTGTCGCGAAGGAACTCGCGGGCGGCGCGGACTTCGCGGCGGTCGCGAAGGCCAGGAGTCAGGATCCGGGCAGCGCCGCGCAGGGCGGCGACCTGGGCTGCTTCGGCCCCGGCGAGATGGTCGCGTCCTTCGATGCGGCCAGCTTCAAGGGCCCGCTGATTCAGGTGCAGACCGTGCAGTCGCAGTTCGGCTGGCACCTCGTGCTCGTCACGAAACGCACCGAGGCGGGCGTGATGCCCCTGGCGGAGGCCGCGCCGCTGATCCGCGCGAAGCTGTCCAGCGAGGCCGCGCAGAAGTACCTGGACACCCAGGTCGCCAAGCTGGGCGGCGAGAGCTTCCCGGCCACGGTGACGGTCCAGCCCGCCGACAAGTAATAAGGACTCCGGTTGAAAGGTTTGCAGAAACTTTCAACCCGAGCGGAGCGAGGAGGAGAACAACGGGTTCCGGGCGTGGAGTTGGCAGATCGGTGATTTTCCGATCTGTTAACGAAACAAACGGAATCCGTATAACCCCGGGAAGTGCAGGAGGAGGCCCCGCCGGTTCAGCTGGCGGGGCCTCCTCCTGTGCCGGTCAGGGCAGCGGCGCCCACCACCAGCCGCCCACGTCGTGCCGCCCTGCGCGGGCGGCGGCGTTCAGCGCGCCCCGGTTGCGGCCGTGGATGGTGCCGCTGAGGGCCTGGGCGGGGTCGGGCAGGTGCCGGGCGAGCAGGGTGCTCAGCGCCGCGCCCAGGCCGTGACCGCGGGCGTGTGGGGCGAGCAGGAGTTCCTGCACGACCTGCGCGTCCAGGCCCAGCTGCGGGTGCGCGAGGGTTCCGGCGTACCCGGCCCACCCGCCGCGCCAGTGGACGTCGAACATGGTCCCGGCGTCGATGCCCTCCTGCAGGTCCTCGGCGCTCAGCAGGCGGGCCTCGTGCGGGTGGTGGGGGTGGGCGGCGTCCACGGCGTCGTACGCGGCCTGCGCGTCGGCGTGGCGGCTGGCGTCGGCGGTGGGCGTCAGGGTCAGGTCGTCCGGGACAGGGTGGCAGCGCAGCTCCCCCACGGGCGCGGCCAGCACGCGCCGGTCCGGGTCGAGGTCCGCCCAGTCGCCCATGGGGGCGGCGCTCCAGACGCGCAGGCGTGGGGGGTGGAACGGGGCGTACACGCGGGCCGCGTCCGCCAGCGCCGGGAGGTCGGCGCGCGTGACGGGGCGGCTGGTGACGCTGACGTCCACGAAGGGTTTCGTGACGTCCAGGCCCAGGAAGCGGATGCTGAGCATGGCGTGCAGGTCGGGCGTGACGGGCGTCCAGACGTTCAGGTAGGCGGGCGCGGCGGGTCCGGCGTTCAGGAATTCGGCCCGCTGCGCGGCGAGGTCGAGATCGGTCGCGAGTTGCAGGTCGAACTCGTGCTCGTCGGTCAGGTTGCGCAGGCGGGCGGCGCGGTCCAGCCACCCGTGCGTGACAGGGTGCTGCGTTTCAAGGGTGAAGGCGGCCAGTTCGGCGGCCGTGGGCAGGTCGGTGGTGCCGGGCAGGGTGTCGGTGGTCGTCACTGCCGGACACGCTAGCGCCCCGCAGTTCAGCGGAGTGCCGCACCTGGGGTCCGGGGGTCGGGCGCCCTGCTATCCTGGCAGGAACCTAACGAGCGTTTGTTCCAGCCTCTCCCCCGCCCCGGAGGTCCCCCGATGAAAAGCAAGAACGAGTGGATGCAGAGCGTCTACAGCCCCGCCGCGCAGAAGTTCCCCGAGCGCAAGTACAACTTCAAGAACCTCTCGGACATGGAGCCCGAACCCATCTACACCGCAGACGACCTGAAGGACTGGGACGCCGAGCGGGACCTGGGCTACCCCGGCGAGTTCCCGTACACGCGCGGCGTGCAACCCAGCGTGTACCGCGGGAAACTGTGGACCATGCGGATGTTCGCGGGCTTCGGCAGTGCCGAGCAGACCAACGAACGCTTCCATGCGCTGCTGAAGGCCGGTCAGACGGGCCTGAGCACTGCCTTCGACCTGCCCACCCTGATGGGCTACGACAGCGACCACCCCTTCAGCAAGGGCGAGGTCGGGAAGTGCGGCGTGGCCGTCAGCAGCCTCGCGGACATGGAGATCCTGTTCCAGGGGATCGACCCCACGCAGGTCACGACGTCCATGACCATCAACAGCCCCGCGAACGCCATCTGGGCGATGTACATCGCCAACGCGCAGAAGCAGGGCAAGGACCTGGGGCAGGTGGGCGGCACCATCCAGAACGACATCCTGAAGGAATTCATCGCGCAGAAGGAATTCATCTACCCGCCCGCGCCCAGCGTGAAACTGGTCATCGACACCTTCGAGTGGGGCCCGAAGGTCCTGCCCAAGTGGAACTTCATCAGCGTGTCCGGGTACCACATCCGCGAGGCCGGAGCGACCGGCGTGCAGGAACTCGCGTTCACCCTCGCCGACGGCTTCCACTACGTGGAGAAGGCGCTGGAACGGGGCCTGAACATCGACGAGTTCGCGCCGCGCATCAGCTTCTTCTGGGACATCCACAACGACTTCTTCGAGGAGATCGCCAAGCTCCGCGCCGCGCGGCGCATCTGGGCACGGCAGATGCGTGACCACTACGGCGCGAAGAACCCCCGCTCCTGGATGCTCCGCACGCACTCCCAGACGGCCGGGGTGTCCCTGCCCGCGCAGCAGCCGCTGAACAACATCGCCCGCGTCGCCATCCAGGCGCTGGCGGCCGTGCTGGGCGGCACGCAGAGCCTCCACACCGACTCCTTCGACGAGGCGCTGGCCCTGCCCACCGAGGAAGCCGCGACCATCGCCCTGCGCACCCAGCAGATCATCGCCTACGAGACCGGCGTGGCGGGCGTCGTGGACCCCCTGGCGGGCAGCTACTACGTCGAGAAACTCACCGACGACATCGAGGCCGCCGCGATGGGCTACATCGAGCAGATCCGCCTGATGGGCGGCGTGGAGGCCGGGATCGACAGCGGGTTCTTCCAGCTGGAGATGGCCGAGGCCGCCTACCGCTACCAGCGCGAGGTCGAGTCCAGAGACCGCATCGTGGTCGGCGTGAACGACTTCGTGCAGGACGCCGTCGAGGTGCCCATCCAGCTGATCGACCCGCAGGTCGAGCGGGTGCAGGAGGCCCGGCTGGCGCAGGTGCGCCGCGAACGCGACCCGCAGCGCGTGCAGGCCGCGCTGGACGCCCTGCGCGACACGGCCGTGACCGGCGCGAACTCCATGCCCGCCTTCCTGGAGTGCGCGCACGCGTACTGCACGCTGGGCGAGCAGATGGACATCCTGAAGACCGTGTACGGCGAGTACGTGGAACCCGCCATCGTCTGAGCGGACGGCAGCGCCGGAGAGGGAGCGCCGTCAGGGCCTCCCTCTGTTTGGTGAAGGGACGCTGGTGGACGCGTGAAGGCGTGCCGCATGGGCGGGCGCTAGGGTGCGGCATGATCTCCCCCAACATCACCGATGACGCGATCCGTGCCCGGCTGGGCGAGCAGGCCAGTTCCGACCGCGAGGTGGCCCTGATGCGCGACCTGCTTCAGGCCAGTGGCCGCACCCCGGACGACCTGAACGACGACGAGTGGCTGCAGCTGGTCGGGCAGATGGAGGCCCGCAAACTGCAGGACGACCCGAACATGAAATGACCTACGCTGCCTGCTGAACCGGGTCAAGGCGGGCCGGTGGCGCGGGGCGCAGGCCTTATCCTGCTGGGATCGTGAGTGACGCTTCTCTCCGCGCGGCGGACTTTCCGGAACTGGCTGTCGTCCTGAACCCGAATGCGGGGGGTGGACTGGCGGCGCGGGAGTGGCCGCGCCTGCGGGCGGAACTGGAGCGGCGCGGGCTGCAGCACACCCTGATTCAGGAGGAGAACGCCGCACTGGCCCTGGCGCGGGTGCAGGCCCTCCCGGCGGGCACGGCGCTGATGGCGGTGGGGGGGGACGGCACGGTGGGGGCGCTGCTGCCCGCCGTGGTGGACACCGGGCGGCCCCTGGCGATCCTGCCGCTGGGCACCGGGAACGACTTCGCGGGCCTGCTGGGCCTGAAACCCGGCGCGTTCGGCGAGGCGCTGGACCGGCTGGCGTTCACGCCGCGCGCCGTGGACGCCCTGACCGTACGGGCGTACCACGCGGACGGCCGCGTGACGGAACGGACGCTGCTGAACGGCCTGGGCATGGGCTTCGACGCGGACGTCACGACGAACATGGACCGCGTGCCGCCACGCGTGCGGGGCTTCGCCCGCTACGCCTGGTCGGCGGTGGCGACCCTGAAGGACCTGACGCTGGCCGACGTCACCGTGGCCGCGGACGGGGTGACGCTGTACGCGGGGCCCAGCCCGATCGTGGCGGTCATGAACGGCACCCGCTACGGCGGCGGGTTCCTGATCAGCCCCCAGTCGGACGTGCGTGACGGCCTGCTGAACGTGGTCGTGGGCGGCCCCATGACCCGCCTGCAACTGAGCGGACTGCTGGCACGCGTCCTGCGCGGCACGCACCTGGGCCACCCGCTGGCGCACCACGCGGCGGCGCGGCAGGTCTCGGTCCGCTGGAGCCGCCCCATCCGCGCGCATCTCGACGGTGACCTGAGCGCCCCCGTCACCCGAC is a window of Deinococcus grandis DNA encoding:
- a CDS encoding lipid II:glycine glycyltransferase FemX, with protein sequence MRLNLVETTDPRVYDDAVRHLPITSALQGWGYGEARRQLGQTPARYLIQQEGRTVGALQLIRKRLVPGFSTLYAPRGPALESLDLLPGVADAVKRVARPTDALLKIEPPVPFLAAEGVTLPDAYGPFRRADTEQPEHTIVADLTRSEDELFAGLHSMARRNVRTAQKLGVVAGRDDDFDAFWEIFTATNERAQLGAFPREYYETMLREGNAHGGEAYIVLSRYQGRALAGGFFLAMGKGTYYLFGGSVRDDRTNEDGSPLKDAKAPDAFYWNAMLDAKQRGYELFDFWGIPRVLDESKHSYGVFKMKLKFSEQRVWYPAYDLNLNPAAPAIVKALRWRKTQNNLRKRGSADDVL
- a CDS encoding peptidylprolyl isomerase → MKQFLLTALLLSGAALAQTDTTAPATPAPVTTPAPAATPAPVTAPASADMTAAVIVARVGKVSYTLADYDRAFRLAVARVLNGQGIPFEESYVAQFAEARADFLKQFVRDRAVEQLARASGAPDAAQIDSQMQEARADFETDAEFQEALSATGYGSPDDLRAELERRAVVGAYLEKVQGRFTFGDALVGGFYNLHRAEFQRDPEACVKHILVPTQAEAQAVAKELAGGADFAAVAKARSQDPGSAAQGGDLGCFGPGEMVASFDAASFKGPLIQVQTVQSQFGWHLVLVTKRTEAGVMPLAEAAPLIRAKLSSEAAQKYLDTQVAKLGGESFPATVTVQPADK
- a CDS encoding methylmalonyl-CoA mutase family protein — protein: MKSKNEWMQSVYSPAAQKFPERKYNFKNLSDMEPEPIYTADDLKDWDAERDLGYPGEFPYTRGVQPSVYRGKLWTMRMFAGFGSAEQTNERFHALLKAGQTGLSTAFDLPTLMGYDSDHPFSKGEVGKCGVAVSSLADMEILFQGIDPTQVTTSMTINSPANAIWAMYIANAQKQGKDLGQVGGTIQNDILKEFIAQKEFIYPPAPSVKLVIDTFEWGPKVLPKWNFISVSGYHIREAGATGVQELAFTLADGFHYVEKALERGLNIDEFAPRISFFWDIHNDFFEEIAKLRAARRIWARQMRDHYGAKNPRSWMLRTHSQTAGVSLPAQQPLNNIARVAIQALAAVLGGTQSLHTDSFDEALALPTEEAATIALRTQQIIAYETGVAGVVDPLAGSYYVEKLTDDIEAAAMGYIEQIRLMGGVEAGIDSGFFQLEMAEAAYRYQREVESRDRIVVGVNDFVQDAVEVPIQLIDPQVERVQEARLAQVRRERDPQRVQAALDALRDTAVTGANSMPAFLECAHAYCTLGEQMDILKTVYGEYVEPAIV
- a CDS encoding diacylglycerol/lipid kinase family protein, coding for MSDASLRAADFPELAVVLNPNAGGGLAAREWPRLRAELERRGLQHTLIQEENAALALARVQALPAGTALMAVGGDGTVGALLPAVVDTGRPLAILPLGTGNDFAGLLGLKPGAFGEALDRLAFTPRAVDALTVRAYHADGRVTERTLLNGLGMGFDADVTTNMDRVPPRVRGFARYAWSAVATLKDLTLADVTVAADGVTLYAGPSPIVAVMNGTRYGGGFLISPQSDVRDGLLNVVVGGPMTRLQLSGLLARVLRGTHLGHPLAHHAAARQVSVRWSRPIRAHLDGDLSAPVTRLEAEVRPGAVRLLNA